One segment of Tenrec ecaudatus isolate mTenEca1 chromosome 1, mTenEca1.hap1, whole genome shotgun sequence DNA contains the following:
- the C1H1orf162 gene encoding transmembrane protein C1orf162 homolog: protein MGPSSLPNSKEVLHLVLAFCAGVLLTLLLMALVFLIIKSYRKCHSSSQVLDPPMKSKLPLLLQRVLNLPANGTHSSLPCLSWQLSATSEDSLTYATMAFRTSSAKSTQVTEDHQDPIVYAQINEVN from the exons ATGGGCCCCTCTTCTCTGCCAAACAGCAAGGAGGTTCTTCATTTGGTTCTGGCCTTTTGCGCTGGGGTTCTACTCACACTGCTGCTAATGGCCCTTGTCTTCCTCATCATAAAGAGCTACAGGAAAT GTCACTCCAGTTCCCAAGTCCTGGATCCGCCGATGAAG AGCAAACTTCCTCTGCTTCTGCAGAGGGTCCTGAATCTTCCTGCAAATGGAACCCACTCATCCCTCCCTTGTCTTTCTTGGCAGCTCTCGGCCACCTCAGAGGACTCGCTGACCTATGCCACCATGGCTTTCAGAACCTcatcagcaaagagcacccaggtgACTGAAGACCACCAGGACCCCATTGTCTACGCTCAAATTAATGAGGTGAACTAG